The Salarias fasciatus chromosome 11, fSalaFa1.1, whole genome shotgun sequence genomic interval ctcatgaaaaatgagagtaaaaacaaaagtgttgtgtttataGGTTCAAGTTATACAAAGCTCATTTTATCAATATCAAACcaaaaaacagacttttgtttagtttggtttggatCGAAAGCCAACTTCGAATAAATGTTTACTGTTTGTGAAATATGCATTTTCAAATTACATCAAGAATGTGCACCATTAAGTATAATATAGttgaaaaaaagtaatttgagTTTTTAATGCCTTGCTTGCTCTAAGCCTGTTTTACATAAACAAAAATCCTCTGgctttggttttctgttttgattctgTAATCTGTTATCAAAACTATAATCTGGATTTGCTCATGTTTGCCCACACTATCTGATGAGCGCTCATCCCAAATTCAACTCtacattttctgcttttctaaAGGTTTGTCTACATGTGCAATAATATTGTATCAGTACAACTGcgttttacattttcatcttttatcaGCTCCTTTCACAGATCACAGATCATCTGTCCCCACTGCATTTTCACCTTACACAGCAACCATCTCAGTCTTCTCCTTCACCACATCCAAGTATCTTCTCtgggtttttcttctcttctcatAAGGCAACATCCTTCATCCAGTGTATCCATTATATCTCCTTAGTACATCTCCAAACTATCTCAATCTGGACTCTCTAGTGCTTTTAATATATCCTATGTTCCTTTATATCTACATTAAAACTACTTCAGGTAGTCTACAAAGAACTTTTATGCACTGTCAGTAGCAGCAATGTTTTCTCTATTAATTATCTATGTTCAAGCACATTTCTTGAACACCTTTCCCTGATCcatagtgccatgccatgtctccctAATGTAagtcctgtgtgtgagtgtgcatttTTGCGGTGTATATATTGttgtatatatttgtatataatGTGGGTTTGAGGGATGGATTTATTTTCAAGACAAAGCTCTTTGTGTTGCTTGTATGTATTTGGACAAATGTATACATTTATATAcgtattatatatatatatatatatatatatatatatatatatatatatatatatatatatatatatatatatatatatatatatatgttatttttaattacttATAATAACATATACAACAGCCGTTCAAAGTAAGCAGGATTTTACCAGTTTGAAGATGAAACTTATTGTAAGCAAAATTAACATTAAAAAGTGTGAAACTGATTTCAAATTGTGGGCCTATTCAGTAGGATATTTGTGATTTCAAAGGCAAGGACGTAGCAGTAAAGCATGAACTCTGAGGCCCAGGGCTGAGCTGCAGTAAGGCCCAGTGaccctgctggtgaggaggtgCGGTAATGATTAGTCATTTTGCCCAAACAGCTGGAACAACTGTGAATTATTTTACCGGGTATTTCTGGAGACCAGCTGGTAAAATTCTGCTCGATCTTCCAGCCTCCACTCCCTGATCTGCAGGAGtatccagcctcctcctcctcctccccctcttcctcctcctcctcctcctcttcctccgacTCCGGGCCGATCTCTCCTCTCAGCCAATCCCCGGTGGAGGCAGCTGTGTCTGAGAGgatccccgccccccccccggccgCCCCCCTCTCTGGATGAGCTCCAGTCCTATAAATCCATTGTCCTGCACGCTCGCTTCAAGTCTGCGGTCTCCTCCTCGTGCTCGTCCACTAACGCCTTTTCTGCACGTCGCCGTAAAACTTTTGCATCCATAATGAGGGAAATTGTGCACATTCAGGCCGGCCAGTGCGGTAACCAGATTGGTGCCAAGgtaagaaaatgaaacaaaaaaaaaaaaaagaaagaaagaaaaactcgAATGGTATTTCTCTTTTGCTTTTTCCTGTATCGTCCATTCAAACGGAGGCGGATACACTTGTTTGAGAAACTGTTAATGGAGATGAATACATATTCgtgaaaatgtttaattagAATTACTCGTTCCAAACATAGTATTCGGTTGAGAGATTGAAAATGGATGCTGATGGTGAGATGTGTCCGTAAAAGCGGTGAAAGTGGAGTGTCGGTGCTTCTCGGCACTGCGGTAACTGGTGGGTGGGTGTGCGCTCTGCGCTCTGCGCTCCGTTGGAATAACGGGGCTCTTGTGTCTCGTTTTGTTCACGCCGGGCGTGTCTGCGTGGATCCAGCTGACCTCGAGACATTGTCTGAGGGAAAAGACAGACAGGAGCAATAATCGGGCTTTTCTCTCGCCTGTCAGGCTCCTTCAGTGAGTGTACCGGCTCCCTGCTTTCTTTGTCCTGCACAGGCTCTGACTGGAATCCCAGACAATGAGAAGGGAGCTGGAATCAGAggcctgctttctttctttctctctttctttttttttctttcttcttaaaTGGCCGATGAATCGATATTCCGTATTGATTAGGTTTAATTTCTGCATGCCGTAAAGGCAGCGTGCAGTTTGAGCAGTGGAGAGAGCAGACAGGGTGTGGCATGGATAATTGATAAAGGAAGAGTGAGACCCTCTTTAGAAGAAAGCCTGTAGCATTTTCTAAGACATCAACTGCACCTTTCAGAGCAGTTGATgggtttaaaataataaaaatgtcatgTTGTGTTATAATCCAGCTGTAGCAGACTGTATTCTGCAGTTCCTCAATGCAGTGCCTCACCCACCCAGTTTTTCAGTAACAATTGCAGTCTGCTAGAGGctcatccccccccccttccccataATTATCCCTGTCTTATCATCTCCTTTTGTTTTACAGTTGATCATTTGTGCCAGACAGCATATGTTTAAGTACAGCCTCTCAATTGTGTGCAGAAACCTTGCCCTGGTATTCAGCCATAGTTTGGATTTCTTGTTAACAGTGacctatatttttttttacagaaaatatCATTATTGTCATGATGCTCTTCTGGCAGATGTTCATGTCCAGCAAAGCAGGGCCTTTCTTTGTAATCCATGTCTTTCCTCCCCTAACCAAAttaggaggagggtgggggaggaATGGAGGAAACAGCTGATGCACAGTGGGTGAAGTCACTGGATTCTCAATTGACCAAATGTGCAATTGTTGGCAGTGTCTTCGTTGTAAAATGTGGGACCTATCCACACATGTGcgattttatttaatatttctcCACATATATATTTGAGTTGCAGTATGCAATGATGTATAAAATGTTCCCTTTTTCAGGATACATGACTGTTCTGCATTATTATGTTAGGCaaatctgaatgtttgaatAAGAAATGATAGCGCAGTAATGAAGAGGCCCATTCCTCAGATGTCCATGGATATGATTGACAGAATTGCTGAAGAGCTACATTGTAGTGAATTAGGTCAGGGTGTGGCATTGCTTCCCTGCTTATTGTCCTCATTCTTTCACTGTGACTATTTTCATTCTGCACTGATAACCATCACACCACTGTCAACTTCCCAggctttacattttttttctaactcttTATGCTCCTTTGTTCCTCTGTGGGATGATCTGCTTCGTATTGAGGTCATTTGgtcatttttgttttacagtctCATTCAAACGTCATGATACTCACTCCACAGCTGACTCCCAATCTCTTAAATACTGAGCTGAAATTCAGCCAGCTTATCCAGATTACTTTAAATCCTCCCGTTGCTGCTGTTAGCAGAAAATCACATGCAATATTATGAAGCGTGTGAGTTGGAAGGTATTGAGGAGAAAAATATATGCACATACAAATGATGGCTTACTGGATAGTACAGTCATTCCCACTTGCTGCGTTTATTGCATACACACTTTTAAATGTCTGAATGTGGGCTTTAAAACGAGAACAAGGCGTGAATACAAATCTTAAGACAATCGGCGTCTTGAGCGTAGTGTGACTCCCAGCAAATggagtttattttctgtttagcCTGCAGCGAGATCTGTAGCTTCTTTGTGCTCGCTCCTTTGCTTTCCCCATATGAAAGAAGTGCATTCTGCTAAGTCATCAGTCGACGACTCTGGAAATATTAACAGCTGCGCTGTAGGGAGTGGGTTCAGATCTATCTTGCTGAAATGGGGGAAAATCCTTTCATTTCCCTCAGAATCCAAAAATGCAAAgccgctgctgtttttctcatttaaagtcCGCAGTCCTGTTAACCGCATGGCTAATGGGTGGATGTACAATTCCTTCGCAAGTAACTGTCATGTGATACCTTCCATGTGTGTCTGCAGTTCTGGGAAGTGATCAGCGATGAGCACGGCATCGATCCCACAGGCACTTACCATGGAGACagtgacctgcagctggacaggATCAGTGTCTACTACAATGAGGCAACAGGTTAGCAGATTTCCAGTTATTTCCCAcgcaaatgaatgtatttttggcttttttaatttgacccttaaaatgaaatgaaacaagttATTACATGCCTTCATTTTTTGTCTCATGCTCAAAAACGTCACAGATTTGATATTCTGCACAAATTCCcagattgttgtttttcttgcaaTTTTAAGCTGGTGTGCTTtgtttcctctcttctttcttgGTTTCTctctatttctttctctctctgtcccgttCTATTTTCTTGTGGAGGAGGTAAATATGTGCCTCGGGCCATTCTGGTGGACTTGGAACCTGGCACCATGGACTCTGTGAGGTCTGGACCCTTTGGGCAGATCTTCAGACCTGATAACTTTGTGTTTGGTGAGTGAAATAAAGACATAACTAATGTCACAATAAGATATGAAGCAGGGAAAGGACTGGCTCATCTGTATGTCCCTCCTGCCCCTTCAGGCCAGAGCGGTGCTGGAAACAACTGGGCCAAGGGTCACTACACAGAGGGGGCTGAGCTGGTGGACTCGGTCCTCGATGTGGTCCGTAAAGAGTCCGAGAGCTGCGACTGCCTACAGGGCTTCCAGCTGACTCACTCCCTCGGTGGTGGAACCGGCTCTGGTATGGGGACCCTGCTCATCAGCAAGATCCGGGAGGAATACCCAGACCGTATCATGAACACCTTCAGTGTGGTGCCTTCCCCCAAGGTAACATGCTCTTGTGACTACCCATGAGAATTTTGTGGTGCAATTTTAGCTTCTTTCGCCTTCAGCGTCTCTTCTAAGACGACGGAATGAATAAATGCTTTGTCTGTTTGTTCACAGGTGTCAGACACAGTTGTTGAGCCTTACAATGCCACCCTGTCAGTCCATCAGCTTGTAGAAAACACAGATGAAACCTACTGCATTGACAACGAGGCTCTGTACGACATTTGCTTCCGCACGCTGAAACTGACCACGCCCACCTACGGCGACCTCAACCACCTGGTGTCCGCCACCATGAGCGGGGTCACCACCTGCTTGCGTTTCCCCGGCCAGCTCAACGCCGATCTCCGCAAATTGGCCGTGAACATGGTGCCTTTCCCCCGTCTGCACTTCTTCATGCCTGGCTTCGCCCCACTGACCAGCAGGGGCAGCCAGCAGTACCGCGCTCTCACGGTTCCTGAGCTCACCCAGCAGGTGTTTGACGCCAAGAACATGATGGCCGCCTGCGACCCGCGTCACGGTCGCTACCTGACCGTCGCCGCCGTGTTCCGCGGGCGGATGTCCATGAAGGAGGTCGATGAGCAGATGCTCAACGTGCAGAACAAGAACAGCAGCTACTTCGTCGAATGGATCCCCAACAACGTCAAGACCGCAGTCTGTGACATTCCGCCCCGTGGCCTCAAGATGGCTGTCACCTTCATCGGCAACAGCACAGCCATCCAGGAGCTGTTCAAGCGCATCTCCGAGCAGTTCACCGCCATGTTCCGCCGTAAGGCCTTCTTGCATTGGTACACAGGCGAAGGTATGGATGAGATGGAGTTCACTGAAGCGGAGAGCAACATGAATGATCTGGTGTCCGAGTACCAGCAGTACCAGGATGCTACTGCTGAGGAAGAGGGTGAATTTGAGGAAGAGGCTGAAGACGACGCTTAAAAGATCATGATGTGAAAGTCAAGACATCAACgccaaaataaaaaacaaaactagtAAACATGGAACCTACATAGTGTCAAGAGCATTGCTAGAATCATACTTTAGCCCACAGTAGTCCTCCCTTGTAATTCAGTGCAAATAAAGCTTTCAAACAACATCTGGTTTCCATTTCATTCATGTGTCTGTTAAATGTCTTTCTTTCAGAACAGCAATTTCTGAAATTTGTAAACCCAGGAATCTTAATTTATAGATGTGGGGATTATTGCAAAGTTGAGAGGATCTGATCTGGTGATATTTACTCATAAATTAAACTGACTTTAGCACTCCCTGCATTTTTAAATCTACATTCAAACGTGAATGTCCCAAATGAAGTATGAATTCCAGTTGTCTATCTTAAACACTTCAGACTTTATTTCATGACTTGCTTGAGTGCCGTGGGGAAAATCTCTCAAGAGTGACATACATAAAAAGCAGCCTCAAATACATGgttttaatgaaatttaaacaataaaacagcctCACGTTAGTCAGCTTGGTTTAGAATGAATAAGTGAGTGTTTAATGAGAAGTAACAAAGTGGTACACTTCAAGAATTTCTTTCTGCTTCAGTTTAGTTCTGCTCACTTAATATGCATTGCACCCCATATTTTTAAAGAGTTGTAATGCCTGGATTTGTTCCCATTCCACAGCTGTATCTGCAGTTTTATGACCACTGGCCCACAACCAACCATTACATGATAGTGAGACCGAGACTTTTTCAGCACCACCACCATTCTGGTGTTCAGTATTCAGACTATAAAACATATGTTCCTTGCATCTTGACAGatttttaaatccctctttgGGGTGGTTAGGGGATTAAGTAGGCACACCGTCAGCAGTTCATAATATGACTTAACAGATATAAACCAATAGAATCACTCCTGCCAAAAATATGTCAGTATCACAAGAGTAACCAGAGAAAACCTATGTATCCTCAGGGAGATGGTTTCAATTAGGAGTACCATTCAGATATAATTTTGCCTAAGTGCAAATTGTGCATATATCTAGAAAGGAAAATATAGAAAATGTGCTAAATATTCAAAGTGATGAAAAAATCACTTCACTTAGACCACATGTAAGaggaaatcagtgttttgttaATAAACATGAGGATTGTGACGAATGAGGAGAGAAGAGGTGCATCAGAATAGGGAAACAgtaagatgaaaacacaaaaccattgatttgttttcactgtgcatTCATAAAGCCAGGAACGTGTAAAGACGCCAGTTAAGAAAGTCCACACTCCTGATTGAGTGTTCACATGGCAACAAGAAACAAGTTCATCTCAGAAAACTACACAAACTCAGAAAAAATGTTATGTTACTGAGCAGAAATGATGTGTGtgaagtcagcatcacttacaAATGCTTCTTGCACTTATGAAAATACTGGTGTTGGTTGGCGACTTCAAGGTCTCCATAAATAAAAACTACTTTTACTTTAACTGCAAAAAGGGTTTGttaattgaaatgttttttttttccttatgtAGTCCGTGCACAAATGCCATTGTGTTGATGAGTGATGCCGCATCACCTCAGGGGCTCTTGAAGTGTGGCAGACTGATGAGGATGGCTTCTCATTCAAAGGGGAAAGTCATACATGGAAAAGGCTTTCCCCAGACCTCCATATGTCTCCTGCTGCTACACTGTTTTGAAGTGGAAATTCCCATTTAGACAGCAATACTGATGTATTTTTCACTCTCAGAATTGGTATCCCAACATGCAATACAATCAAAAGTAGCTGtgataaaataaatggaatCAAATTCAGCAACTAAACATAGACTACAGCATATGCTTtgttatcattaaaaaaaatagttataCCTCTGGGGAAAATGATCAAACTTTGAAGTAATATTTCACACTCTGGTCAGTACTGGTTTTGACTTGTTTGACCCTCCTACTTTCTGAATGGCAAACTGGACTGTCAGgtcttcagtttgattttcaactaacccaaaatgaaaatgtcattaaacaatagtgtgtgtgtgtgtgtgtgtgtgtgtgtgtgtgtgtgtgtgtgtgtgtgtgtgtgtgtgtgtgtgtgtgtgtgtgtgtgtgtgtgtgtgtgtgtgtgtgtgtgtgtgtgtgtacgtgtgtgtgttctcgtatttctatccttgtcggggccaaatgtccccacaaggatagcaaaacgtggaacgacgtgccttgtggggacctttttccggtcctaagtaggagaaacagtgttttcttgaccatgttgttgttactgaaaaaagtaaaagtgcaaaaacatttctttagggttaggctttgttgtggtgtgggttagggttagggtaagggtcagggttaggggctagacatgaatgggagtcaatggacggtccccacaaggatagaaatacaagactgtgtgtacgtgtgtgtgtgtacgtgtgtgtgtgtgtgtgtgtgtgtgtgtgtgttgtggggggGAGCAGGGTCATCAGTTAACCTCACATCCAtactttaaaacactgaaaggaACCAAGAATACTGGAAAAAACGCAagcacacagaaaggctcaaGTGCGGGTTGGAACCCACGACCGACAACGAGATGAGGGTGCTGGCCAATGGGCTCCTCAGTAATAATGAACGCGCGAAACTGGACACATTAACAAAAACGGAAAAGTATTTTGGTCCAATCAGAGACGGTTTAAGCAGACGAGACCTTCAACTGACCAATAGTAGAAGAGTTAGACATGAGTGACACTTGTATGAACCAATCAGCTGCGCCGGAAACGCCCATTAGTTTCTCCGTAAAACCAAACCAGGATGTGAATATTctcatttgtttatttcctATGAGGAAAACGAGGCGTGTGAAGGTGCGTATTAAAGTACGATATCTtcatttaaagtattttttaattgttcatGCATGCAAGTGCAGTGGTCAAATGGGCACTGATAATGAGTGATCGTGATATTCAGGCTTGATTTTCTCAAATCAACGTGTTTTCAACTGCTGCAATC includes:
- the tubb5 gene encoding tubulin beta-5 chain isoform X2, with the translated sequence MREIVHIQAGQCGNQIGAKFWEVISDEHGIDPTGTYHGDSDLQLDRISVYYNEATGKYVPRAILVDLEPGTMDSVRSGPFGQIFRPDNFVFGQSGAGNNWAKGHYTEGAELVDSVLDVVRKESESCDCLQGFQLTHSLGGGTGSGMGTLLISKIREEYPDRIMNTFSVVPSPKVSDTVVEPYNATLSVHQLVENTDETYCIDNEALYDICFRTLKLTTPTYGDLNHLVSATMSGVTTCLRFPGQLNADLRKLAVNMVPFPRLHFFMPGFAPLTSRGSQQYRALTVPELTQQVFDAKNMMAACDPRHGRYLTVAAVFRGRMSMKEVDEQMLNVQNKNSSYFVEWIPNNVKTAVCDIPPRGLKMAVTFIGNSTAIQELFKRISEQFTAMFRRKAFLHWYTGEGMDEMEFTEAESNMNDLVSEYQQYQDATAEEEGEFEEEAEDDA
- the tubb5 gene encoding tubulin beta-5 chain isoform X1, which codes for MREIVHIQAGQCGNQIGAKFWEVISDEHGIDPTGTYHGDSDLQLDRISVYYNEATGGKYVPRAILVDLEPGTMDSVRSGPFGQIFRPDNFVFGQSGAGNNWAKGHYTEGAELVDSVLDVVRKESESCDCLQGFQLTHSLGGGTGSGMGTLLISKIREEYPDRIMNTFSVVPSPKVSDTVVEPYNATLSVHQLVENTDETYCIDNEALYDICFRTLKLTTPTYGDLNHLVSATMSGVTTCLRFPGQLNADLRKLAVNMVPFPRLHFFMPGFAPLTSRGSQQYRALTVPELTQQVFDAKNMMAACDPRHGRYLTVAAVFRGRMSMKEVDEQMLNVQNKNSSYFVEWIPNNVKTAVCDIPPRGLKMAVTFIGNSTAIQELFKRISEQFTAMFRRKAFLHWYTGEGMDEMEFTEAESNMNDLVSEYQQYQDATAEEEGEFEEEAEDDA